One Scleropages formosus chromosome 8, fSclFor1.1, whole genome shotgun sequence DNA window includes the following coding sequences:
- the LOC108937152 gene encoding 40S ribosomal protein S15a has translation MVRMNVLADALKSINNAEKRGKRQVLIRPCSKVIVRFLTVMMKHGYIGEFEIIDDHRAGKIVVNLTGRLNKCGVISPRFDVQLKDLEKWQNNLLPSRQFGYIVLTTSAGIMDHEEARRKHTGGKILGFFF, from the exons ATGGTGCGCATGAACGTTCTCGCCGATGCGCTCAAAAGCATCAACAATGCGGAGAAGCGTGGGAAACGCCAGGTTCTGATCCGGCCCTGCTCTAAGGTGATCGTGCGCTTCCTCACCGTTATGATGAAGCACG GGTACATTGGCGAATTTGAGATTATCGACGATCACCGAGCTGGGAAAATTGTTGTTAATCTCACTGGCAGACTAAACAAG TGCGGTGTCATCAGCCCTCGATTTGATGTGCAGCTGAAGGACCTGGAGAAGTGGCAGAACAACTTGCTGCCCTCTCGGCAGTTTGG GTACATTGTGTTGACCACTTCAGCTGGCATCATGGACCATGAAGAGGCcagaaggaaacacacaggagGGAAAATCCTTGGGTTCTTTTTCTAA
- the LOC108937309 gene encoding uncharacterized protein LOC108937309 — protein MSESRWTTVVTVGLGQGRKVDCVSTARGQQMTHIRDDPRPSPRPIPRRGARPMHQSTLTLGCPSAHPCYATTHARSYSRRGEDGRPLCFYYRDAPFPSQHLSSLKLSHMVPVDAESHTRDIHGPKDIVPHHVLHELGLRNRKRNQLGQVMREVANPSEPTLYQTTYRSNHSHLSHTATRDHSTGLPTRWHCHDILTGEERRPAGPGEPRRRSRDHMLWAARRWETDCCALRLY, from the exons ATGTCTGAGAGCAGGTGGACCACCGTGGTGACGGTGGGACTGGGACAGGGTCGCAAGGTGGACTGTGTGTCAACCGCCAGGGGGCAACAAATGACCCACATCCGTGATGACCCCCGACCGAGCCCGCGGCCCATACCCCGCAGGGGCGCTCGGCCCATGCACCAGAGCACCCTCACTCTTGGGTGTCCGTCTGCGCACCCCTGCTACGCCACCACGCATGCTCGG AGCTACTCCAGGAGGGGGGAGGATGGCCGCCCTCTGTGTTTTTACTACCGCGACGCCCCGTTCCCCTCTCAGCATCTCAGCAGCCTCAAGCTGAGCCACATGGTGCCCGTGGATGCCGAGTCACACACCCGGGATATCCACGGGCCCAAGGACATCGTTCCG CATCATGTCCTGCATGAGCTGGGTCTGCGGAATCGGAAGCGAAACCAGCTGGGCCAGGTCATGAGAGAGGTGGCAAACCCCTCTGAACCCACACTCTACCAGACCACTTACCGGTCAAATCACAGCCACCTCTCCCACACAGCGACACGAGATCACTCCACAGGCCTCCCCACACGGTGGCACTGCCATGACATCCTAACAG GGGAGGAGCGCCGCCCTGCTGGCCCCGGTGAGCCACGGAGACGGAGCAGAGACCACATGCTGTGGGCCGCCCGCCGTTGGGAGACCGACTGCTGTGCCCTCAGGCTCTACTGA
- the arl6ip1 gene encoding ADP-ribosylation factor-like protein 6-interacting protein 1, translating to MAEADNRSANLIAQETAQLEEQLQGWGEVILAGDRVLRWEKPWFPGALVGVTTLFFVLIYYLDPSVLTGLSCTVILLCLADYLVPILAPRVFGSNKWTTEQQQRFHEICGTLVKSRRGVFSWWKRLLTLKEEKPRMYFLSVISTLVVVAWIGQQVHNLLLTYLIVTFLLLLPGLNQHGIITKYSAMAKREINKLLKQKEKKNE from the exons ATGGCTGAAGCTGATAACAGAAGTGCTAATTTAATT GCCCAGGAGACTGcccagctggaggagcagctccaggggtggggggaggtgaTCCTGGCAGGGGACCGCGTCCTGCGTTGGGAGAAGCCCTGGTTTCCCGGAGCCCTGGTCGGTGTCACAACGCTGTTCTTTGT GTTGATCTACTATCTGGACCCGTCAGTCCTGACTGGGCTGTCCTGCACCGTCATCCTCCTGTGCCTCGCTGATTACCTGGTTCCCATCCTTGCCCCCAGAGTGTTTGGGTCTAACAAGTG gaccactgagcagcagcagcgcttcCATGAAATCTGCGGGACGCTGGTGAAGAGCCGCCGTGGCGTCTTCAGCTGGTGGAAGCGTCTGCTCACACTGAAAGAGGAGAAACCTAGAATG TACTTCCTGTCTGTGATCAGCACACTGGTGGTGGTGGCATGGATTGGTCAGCAAGTGCACAACTTGTTGCTGACCTACCTGATCG TTActttcctgctgctcctccccgGACTCAACCAGCATGGCATTATCACCAAGTATTCAGCAATGGCCAAGCGTGAGATCAACAAGCTGCTGaagcagaaggagaagaagaacgAGTGA